One part of the Ursus arctos isolate Adak ecotype North America unplaced genomic scaffold, UrsArc2.0 scaffold_16, whole genome shotgun sequence genome encodes these proteins:
- the LOC113258682 gene encoding 60S ribosomal protein L34-like — translation MVQRLTYRRRLSCNTASNKTRLSRPPGNRIVYLYTEKVGKAPKSACGMCPGRLRGVCAVRPKVLLRLSKTKKPVSRAYGGSMCAKCVRDRIKRAFLIEEQKIVVKVLKAQAESES, via the coding sequence ATGGTTCAGCGTTTGACCTACCGTCGTAGGCTGTCCTGCAATACAGCCTCTAACAAAACTAGGCTGTCCCGACCCCCTGGTAATAGAATCGTTTACCTTTATACCGAGAAGGTTGGGAAAGCACCAAAATCTGCATGTGGTATGTGCCCAGGCCGACTTCGAGGAGTTTGTGCTGTGAGACCTAAAGTCCTTCTGAGGTTGTCTAAAACGAAAAAACCCGTCAGCAGGGCCTATGGTGGTTCCATGTGTGCGAAGTGTGTTCGTGACAGGATCAAGCGTGCTTTCCTTATTGAGGAGCAGAAAATCGTTGTGAAAGTGTTGAAGGCACAAGCAGAGTCAGAAagctaa